Below is a genomic region from candidate division WOR-3 bacterium.
CAAGGTCGCGTAGAGGACAGGCTACAAACAGGTCCTCTTGCCAGCGGTCTTGATGTCCAATCAAGGTCGGGCTCCTTTCGGTGGCATCCAACCTTCAGACGGCTGACATACTTACATGGTTGCATCAAAAGAGGGTTTTTCAACAGCCCCACAGTCACCTATTACGGAGCGATGTCAAGGCGCGACGGGTGAGGACGGTGAGATGGACTTCGACACTTTCAGTCGTGTTGGCCGAGCATAGGGAGGAACAGGTATGAGGATAGCGAAGCTGCTGATTGCCGTGGTACTCGCCTGCGCGGGCGGCGGCAAGGTTGACAGGTACGTGAAGGAGGCCGGCGCGTTCGCGAAGTCGGACAAGGCGGATAGCGCGGTCTTGGTCATGCGGCAGGCAGTGAAGGAATACCCGCGGAGCACCCGCGCCCATGCCTACCTGGGCCTCTACCTCGGGATGTCGGCGGGCCGCACGCGTGACTTCTCGGAGGCCAGCACACTGATACAATCCGCGTTCGCCCAGCTCGACCAGGCCGCCGCGATCGACTCGCTCGACATCGACACCCGGTACGTTCGCGGCCTGCTGAGCGTGCAGGTGCCGGACTTCTTCCTGCGGCTGGAGCCGGGCGTGCGCGACCTAGAGTTCATCCTCACCCGCTCCGAGAAGACTGGAAAGCCGCTGGACGAGGAGCGGCTGGTGAGCGTCTGGTCGTTGCTCGGCAGCGGGTACCAGAAGCAGGAGAGGATGGACAAGGCGGCGCAGGCGTGGCAGCGGGTAGTTGAGTTCGCTACCGATACCGCGGTCGTGGCCCAGGCCAGGGCCCGGCTGGCGGCAATCGGCGCGATGCCGGCGGAGTCGTCCGACCTGCCTGACGACCCGGCGGCGTTGTGGGAGCTGGGCCGGAGCCGGATCGCTGCCGGAGACACGAGCGGCGCAGTCGGGCCGCTGCGCAAGGCGGCCGGCCTCGACTCGACGAATCTCGAAGGTCTGAGGCTGCTCGCCGGTGTGCTCCATCGCGTGGTCGCGTTTGGCTATGACGAACGCATCGCGCTCAACACTGACTTGCGCACGCGGCTAGCATTCGAGTATTACCACGTTCTGGATCGGATGGTCGGACTGTCGCCAGAGGATATCGAACTCCGGCTGACGCGCGGTGCAGCCGGCGTCAACACACCTTTCTTCGTCGGCAAGCTCGACGCGGCGATCAAGGACCTGGAAGCCGTGGTTGCGGCGTGCACGAGCAGCGAAACCAAGGCCGAGGCGCTGTACCTGATGGGGCGCGCGTACCGGCAGAAGGGGACGAGCTACTGGGTCAATGTCGCGACCAAGTTCGGGAAGACCGGGGCGGCAAAGGAAGTGCTCGCTGCGATGCGGCCCCCGCTGGCTGAGTTCGATCCGGCCAAGGTCGAGAAGCCGGTAGTGGTGGTCAGCTTCGTGCTCGGATTCCAGGACGAGCTGGCGCCCCAGACCGCAGTCTGGGTTGAGGACGATAAGGGCGGATATGTCAGGACGCTGTACGTCTCCGGGTTCAGCGGTCACGCCAAGAAGGCTCAAGTGGACCTGCCGTTCTGGGCCCGCAGCTCGGAATTCCGCAGCTGCGATGCCGTGACCGGTGCGAGCATCGACCTCGGTCAGCATATCTACACGTGGGACTTGAAGGACCTTGACGGCAGAACGGTGCAGCCCGGGAACTACGTGATCAAGGTGGAATCGTCGTGGTGGCCCAGCATGAAAGCTGATGTCGCCTCGGTGCAGCTCGCCGTCGGTGGGCGAGAAGCTCGTGCTCGCGCCGAACCCAGAGACCTCATTCCGTTCCTGGACGCGCACTTCATACCGCGGAATTCGGAGTAGGACCAGGAGCTGACCTGGGACAATACACCCCGTTCAGTGACTGTGGCCAGCGCATGGTGACACTTCAGATTGCAGGTTGAAGATTGCAGACGTGTGGGCGAGGCGCGACAGGGAGAACCAACGGCTTGCAGCCGGCAGTCTGAGCGGATGAGTTGAGCACCGTGTCAACCGGTAGCGACAAGTTCGAGCCGCCGAAGGACCGAAAGCGGCTTCGCATGGTTCTCGACCTCGGCACCGCTTCAGGTCTCTCCGACATTGCCTGTCGGACGGCAGCCCCGTCGGACAAGGAGGCGCTGGCCGCGCTGATGCTGGATGCCTACCGCGGTACGATTGACTACGACGGCGAGACGCTCGACGACGCGCTCCGGGAGATTGGCCATGTGTACGCAGGCTCCTACGGCCGATTCCTGGGAGACTGCTCGTTTGTCCTTGACGGTGAGGCAGGACTCAGCTCGGCCTGCCTGGTGACGCTGTTCAACGAGGGCGAGCCTGACGAGACTCCGCTTCTGGCCTTTGCGATGACCCGCAAACGCGACCAGCGCCGGGGTTTGTCGTCAGCGCTCATTCTCCGCTCGGTCGATGCCCTCTCCGGGCTGGGCTATTCCCGTCTCTCGCTCGCGGTCACGGCTGACAACTTGCCGGCCTGCCGCCTCTATGAAAGGCTCGGCTTTCGTCCTTGGCGACGATGAGCGATGAATGATGAGTGTGGAGAGATGAGCACGGAGCCTTGGTCGCCGGTGTTTCTCTTCCATGGAGGCTGAGTTTGTGTTGCCGGGCCGATTGGAGAGGCTGAGGCCGACGGCTGGTTAGGACATGGCTGAATTCCAGGTGTCGGCCGCCGTCCGGTCAGTTTGACTGGGGGAATCCACACCGCATAATCGCTGGTGCCCACCAAGAGAGCAAACCGCAGAGTTCGGCGCTCGTCGTCGAAGCGTGTTCCGGTGAAGAAGGGCAGGATAGTAGTATCGAAGAACGGGCCGTATCTCGTCTCGGGCGACCTGCCGTTGCGGAAGGAGATCTCGGTCGTTGGCGTGGAAGGAGAACCGGAGAAGTGGCGCAAAGGCGGCAAGTACCGGGTCGGGCCGAGCTACAGACTGTGCCGCTGTGGTCGTTCAGAAGAGAAGCCCTTCTGTGACGACGCGCACGCCCGCGTCCGCTTTGACGGCTCCGAGAAGGCCAGCCGCAGGTCCTTCGACGAGCAGGCTGAGACGACGCGGGGACCTGCAATCGACCTCAAGGATGCAGAGTCGCTATGTTCCTACGCCCGCTTCTGTCACCCCAGGGGCGGAACCTGGGAACTGACCCTGAATTCGGATGACCCCGCGAAGAGGAAGAGCGCGATTCGGCAGGCCGGCAACTGCCCTTCGGGCAGATTGGTGGTTTGCGACAGGAAAACAGGCAAGCCGATCGAGCCGAAGTACAGACCTTCGCTCAGTCTGACGGAGGACCCGCAGGTGAAGGTGAGTGGACCGATCTGGGTTAAGGGTGGCGTCCCGATAGAGTCTGCAGACGGCCGGGCCTACGAACTGAGGAACCGGGTGACGCTCTGTCGCTGCGGCGGGTCGAAGAACAAGCCGTACTGCGACGGCACCCACATCCGAACCGGGCTCCGGGACGGCGGCAGGGCGTGACTGGACACCCGATCTCAACTGAAGGCTCACTGCCCGAGGCCCTGTGAAGAACCCGCTCGACTCGACATTCGATAAGAAGGACCCATACAAGATCCTGGGCGTGACGGCCGGTGCGTCTCCTGCCGACATCCGCCGGGCCTACCTGGGTCTGGCCCGGTGCAACCATCCCAACCTCTTTGCCACGGACGCGGAGAAGTACCGCACCTCGACCGAGTTGATGCAGGACATCAACGCCGCCTACGAGTTGCTCAGCGACCCGGGCCGGCGGGAACTCTGGAACCGCCAGCACGCGGTTGTGCCGAGCCCGGGGCGGGCGACGCGCCGGGAGCAGGAACTGAGGAAGTACTATGATGCCCAGTTGCTCCAACGCGTCATCCGGATGTACAACGGGTTCGTGAGTTCGCTGCTTACCGCCGAAGAGCGACTGAGGGCGACCCGGAGGATTGAGAAGTTCCAGGTCAGTCGGGCCGGCTCCGCGTACATAAGAGAGCTGGCCACCCGGCACTACCGCGAAGTTATGGAGTTTCTTAAGTCAGACAAGCGGATTTCCGTCTATGACGACGGGCTGGTCGAGATCATGCTGCTCTACAAAGGTGCGTTCGAGGTTTCGCCCGGGAGCGTTTTCGTAACCTATGCCTACATCTGCTACCGGGACAACCACGGCAGGATTCCGGCCGGACTCGACGCCAGGCCGACACCGCAACCGGGCACGGGTGACGGAGTGATCCGGCTGCGATTGCCGGGGCCGCGTTGTGACTCGGCGTCGAAGCCGACAAAGGGACTCGGGACCCAGGTCTGGGAATGGCTCATGGCCAAGCCCGGCGACCACCGTCCATGAGGAATCCGGATCCGCACGACTCCGGGCACGACGAGAGCAGGGCAGACGACAAGACTCGCTCTCCGGCGTGACGGGAAGATGGCTTGTGGGATTGAGATAGTCGATTGCCCACTGGCGGCGTCGTCGCACGGGCATTCGCAGCGAGCAATCGAAAGCAGACGGCCGTGAGGTGACTCGGGATTGCCGCGTCGAGGTGTCGGGCGCATTCTGTCTCCGGCTGTCCCTCGCAGCGCACCTGGGTCTTCGAGCCACAACTGCAGTTGAAGTGAAGAGAGCCCGGCGCGGTCAGTCTGTGCTAGAGCCTGGGCTGTGGCTCCGGGAATAGAGCCGCCTGTGGCTTGTATATAGGGTGATGTTTACAGGAGGTTCTATGAACCGCATACTGATTCCGTTGGCGCTGGCCGGCCTGGTGGCCGGGTGCTCTATGCCCAGTCTGTTCGGGCAGCAGGCGAGCGAACCGGTCGCGTCTGAACCCGCAAGGACAACGGTTGTGCGCGAGGTGTATCACGAGACTCCGGTCTACTATGTGGATACGGTGTACATGGCAGAGGAGCCCGCGCCGGTACAGCCGGTCTACGTGGAGGAGCACAACGAGTACAGTGAATACAACGAATACAACCAGTACAACCAGTACAATCAGTACAACGAGCACAGCGAGACCTACGTCTACGTGCGCGAGCACGGAAAGAGACCGTCCTCGCGTCACTACGAGCCGGGGTCGCATCGAGAGCGCGGGCAGCAGCCGCGAGACCGGCGAGGCAGTGGTGGTTCGCCAGGAGACCGGAATCAACCGAGCGATCCGGAGGGACCACGCACGATCAATCCGCGGCCCCCGGTGAAGAAGGTGAACGTGCCGGCTGTGAACGAGCACAGGCAATCGCCGGTACCGCCGACACAGCCGACGCCGCCGCCGCACCAGGCTCCTGCGCCGGACGGCAGCGTCCAGGTCAAGCCGGCTCAGAACGAAGCACCGAAGCAGGCTCCCGCGTCCAAGATCGAGAGACCGCAGGCGCCGTCCTCTGATGGCGTCCAGATCGGCCTGGCTCAGGCAGGCCGGAAGTGAGGCCCGCCCAGGCTTAAGACCGACAGCATTCGTGAAGCAGAGGCGGGCGAACCCCGCCTCTGCTCGTCCTTCGGGTTTGCGCGCGACGGAGCAAGCCCGAATTCCTCGTGCTGCTAAATCAGGTGCACTGCGGGAGTGACGTAGTGGTAGCGGTGCGGTCCCGGGTGCTGCCCGGTGAGGGATATCCCGGGAATGACGTAGTGGTAGCGGAATGGCGGTGGAGATACCAGAACGGCCAGGATACTGTGGGCGAGGGCCGGCGCAATCCCCGCGGTTGTTTGTGCGCGAGCCCCTGCGGCTCCCGACACCGTAGTGCCGGGCGAGCCGCTCAGGGCCGTTGCGCCACCGAGCCTCCGGGCATCGGCCTGCGGGGCGGCCAGTATGCAGACTAGGCATATCAGGATGCAGGTACGCATTTTCTCCTCCTACTTTAGCTTGATGACCTTGCGTCCGGGTGATTCCACCCAGCGCTGATTGCCTGATTCCGAACGACATCCTATGTAGTACACGCCGGCAGCGAGGCGCGAGACATCGTTCGCGCCGGGCGTGAGACCGAGGACGGTTCGGCCATCGATTGAGAATAGCGAATAGCGAGCAGGGAACGAGGGTGGTGGAAGAAAGAGCACGTTGCGAGCGACGGTCGCCTGGGAGCGGATCTCCGCTGGCCACGGCAAGGGCCTGTCTTCGATGCCGGCTGCCCAGTCCAGCAGCGCGGGTGCGATGACACCCAGGATCGAGCCGTGGGCGGCTCCGACGTTACACAGTACGACCACGCCGGTGTTGTCGGGACGGCAGAAGCCGATCCAGGTGCTGATGCCGTTCCACGCCCCGCCGTGAGACCAGACCTCGTGCTGCCCGATGTATTCGTGAAACCAGACCAGCCCGATCCCGACCGGGTGTTGGACCGTGGTCATCATCGCCACCGTAGTGCTGTCGAGCACCCTCGTGCCGTCCAACTCGCCCCAGCCAAGCATCATGCTCAGGAACCGGCCAAGCTGCGCTGCGCTTGACTTCATCGTGCCTGCCGGCACGTCGGGCAGGCTCTGGTGCCCGAAGCGCGAGTACTGACCTCCGGAGAATCTGTAGGGCATCGCCATTGAGTTGGTGTCGATGTCGCGGAAGTACCAGACGGTCCGCTCCATCCCCAGCGGCAGGAAGAGCGAGTCGCGCGTGTAGTGGTGGAAGCTGTCGGACAGCGTTTCGACCAGGTAGCCGGCAAGCGCGATGGCGAGGTTGCTGTAGCTGAACTCACCACCCGGCGGCCACGAGCAGAAGTTGTTCGCGCTGTCATAGAACTCGCCGCCCGGCACGAGGTACCCTTCTACGAATCGGCGCAGGCCCACGTCCGGGTCGCCCTGACGCTGCAGCGCCTGGAAGGTCGGCCAGTAGTCAGCAATGCCTGATGTGTGCGTCAGCAGCATCCGGAACGTGATGGGGGCAGACCGGTAACTGGGGTGGCGGACTGCGAACGGCAGGCTGGCATTGATGTTGTCATCGAGTCCGAACACACCCCGCTCGCACAACTGCATCAGCGCCGTGGCGGTTGCGGTCTTGGACACCGAGGCCAGGTCGAACACGGTCGAGTCAACCACGGGGATGCTGTCTTCCAACCGGGCAAAGCCGTACTCGCCGTGCCAGGTCAGTTCACCGCCGCGGACCACGCAGGCAGCCAGGCCCGGTATATGGTAGGTGGCCATCTCGGCCTGGATAAGCGAGTCGAGTTCGGGTGCGGTCGAGTTGCGACGCGGCACTGCGAGAACCATGCTGATGATCGCCAGAGCCGCCAGCAAGATTGAGAGACGCATTCCGGCCTCCTATTCCGCAACCACGACTTTGCCGGTATGACCTTCGTCTCGGGCAGAGTTGCGTCTGACAAAGTAGACTCCCGGCACCAGCGACCGTACATCGTTCGCACCCGGCCGCAGTTCCATGACCTTGCGGCCGGTGGCATCCAGCATCCAGCAGGGGCGCTTCGGATCCGAGGACTCGGGCAGGAAGAGCAGATCGCGGACGACGGTTGGGAATCGGCTGGCAGTTCGCAGTCTGTCGGGTGGCCGATCGCTCGTTCCGGCGTGCGGCGAGAGCGTTGCCCAGATGCGCGGGCTGTTGTAGGGCACATCGTCCACGACACCGGTCCATCCGCTGCAGGCGAGCAGCATCTTGCCGCCGCTGCCACGGGCGAGGACCGGGTTGACCTGGTAGCCCTGCTGGGTGACCGCGGCAAACGTGTCCAGCACCGTTCCCTCGCGGGTTACCCGCGCACCGTAGAGGTCCCGCTCTCCGTTGCGCTCGTCCTGCCAGACGACGAGGAAGTCGGTCCCGTCGTACTCGATCGTCGGGCAGTCCTGTGCCCCCGGCGCACGGCAGATCTCGAGGCCGACGGTATCCAGCACGGTGCCGTTTCCGGTGACACGCGCGCCATAGATGTCGCGGTCAGCGTTTCGCCAGTCAGACCAGACGACAAAGAAGCCGTCGTCGCCCGATGCGGCTGCCGGCTGTTGCTGCGTGCCCGTGGCCGTAGATACGGCCAGGCCGCCGGTATCGAGCACGACTCCTTGACGGCTGACCCGCGCGCCGTAGATGTCCCTGACTCCAACATCCTGGTCCTGCCACAGTACGAGGTAGTCTGTGCCGTTGCAGGCAACTGCGGGCGTGACTTGGTCGCCGGACGAAGTGCACACAGCTACGCCCGCGGTGTCGAGTACGGTTCCGCTCTGCGAGACGCGTGCGCAGTAGATGTCGTAGCTGCTGTTGCGCCAGTCCTGCCACGCGACCAGGAAGTCGGTGCCGTCGCTACTGACTTCCGGCGCGCACTGCTCCCACGGCGAGCCCGATACCAAGATACCGGCGGTGTCGAGAACCACGCCGTCGTGGTCTACCCGCGCGCCGCAGACGTCCCGCTCACGGTACTTCCCTTCCTCCCAGACTACCAGGGAATTCGCGTCGCCGTGCGCCGCCGCTGGAACGGTCTGTTCGCCGCCCGACGGCGAAATCCGGACAACGGTCGAATCGATCACCCTTCCTTCGGGCGTTACCCTGACACCGTAGATGTCACAGGTGCCGGCGCGGCTTTCCCCCCAGACGACCAGGAAGTCCGTTGCGCCGAACGCCGCATCCGGCAGCTTCTGCGAGACGGCGGCGTTCGATACGGGGATGCCCATCGGATCCAGCGCGTTGCCGTCCCCATCAACGCGTGCCACAGAGACACTATGATCTGCCATGCCGGCCCGCACGTCGTTCCACGCTACCACGCGGTGCATGCCGTCGAACGCGATGGCGGGACTACCGGCGTACTCGCCGCCCCGGGAGATATGGAATCCGGGCACGTCGATCACGGTTCCGTCAGTTGCGACGCGCCCGCCAAACACATTGCCGTGGGCGACGGCGTCGGTCCACACGACCAGGTACTGCGTTCCGTCGAACGCGATCTTGGGATCGAACTCGTACCACGTGCTCGTCGCGACAGCGAACCCGGCCGAGTCCAGCACCTCGCCGTCGTGCGTGATGCGGGAACCGTAGATGTCAGTAGTGGGGCCGCCGCGCCTGTCTTCCCAGACGACCAGCGCCTCGTCAATGCCGAGCGCAATCGCGGGGCTGCCCTGCCAGTCCTGCGCCAGGGAGATTGGGAAACCCGCGGAGTCCAGCAGCGTGCCTTCCGAATCAACCCGCGCGCCGTATATGTCGCCGTACGGGCTGTTCCGGGTGTCCGCCCAGACGAGTTGCACGTTCGACCCATCGTAGCACACGGCCGGGGCTGTCTGGTCGGCCGAGTCCGTCAGCAGCGCGATGCCTGACGGGTCAAGCACCGAACCGTCCTGAGTGACTCGCGCGCCGTAGATGTCGGCGCCTACGCTCCGCAGATCGCTCCATACCACGAGGTAGTTCGTACCGTCGAACGCAATCGCCGGTTCGCCCTGATACCCGGACGCAGTTGAAACCGGTATTCCCTCCGGGTCGAGAACCGAACCGTCAGAAGTCACGCGGCAGACGTAGATATCCCCCGAGTCAGCGCGCAGGTCAGTCCAGGCGACGAGGTAGTCGGTGCCGTCGGAGGAGACCGCGGGAAGCGTCTGCAAGTTCGCAGCCGCCGATATCACCAGTCCGGCCGCGTCGAGAACCGTGCCTGACGCGGACTGTCCGACGAATCGGGTACCGTAGATGTCTGAGCTTGAGCCGCTGCGCTCGTCGGCCCAGGCAATCAGCGAGTTTGCGCTGTTGGATGCCATCGCAGCGTGGAGCTGATTCTGCTCGGCTGGTGCGTAGACGACCCCGGGGTCGACCATGAACTCACCAGTATTGGCGCTGGCCAGAGCAGTTGCGGCCAGCATCGCCAAGGTGCTCAGTCTCATTCCTTCCTCCTGGTTCGTGGGACGGCGCGTTGCTGCCTATCTCTCGGGGATCAGTGAACTTCCCTTTCATATGCTCATCGATTGGAGGGCAGCGGGATGTTGCCTTCTCTTGCGTATAGGCCGGCCGCTCCGCCGGCTCACCGCGGCTTGGATTCGGAGCCGGCTGCCGACCAACGCAGTATGCCGTCCCGGCTACTGTTGTTTGGACGAGCGCGGTCAGCGGATTGTTACGCTGACCGCGCGTTGGGGGACTTCGGTCGCGTGCGTTCTACCTTGTCACCACGACCTTCCGGATCGCTCGGGCGCCGGTCTCGCGCACGAAGTACACTCCGGGCGGCAGCCCACGTACGTCGTTCGCGCCGGGTCGCAGGACCATCACATGCCGTCCCACTGCACTGAGCAGCCGGCTTGTGGCCTGAGGCCTGTGGCTTGAGGCTCCCGGCAGGAAGAGCACGTTGCGCACGACGGTTGGGAGGGTCTGCGTCATTTCCACTTGTGACTTTGCACTTTCCTCAATGCCATACGGCTCGCCGAGGTCAGTCAGCACCTTGATTGCCACCGGTCGGGCCTCGGCATCCTTGGTGTAGTAGAACGGGAAGCCGAAGAAGACTGCCTTGCTATTCCATCGGATGCCGACCGGCCTGCCTTCGAACGAGTCGTTGACGAAGGAGTTGAAGCGCAGGACTGTGTCGGCGTCGAGCACGGCGAATGCGTCGACGTAGGGGAGGCGTCCGTGCGCGGACGGGTAGAGCTTGGCTGAGTCCACCGACACGTCCGGGTATCCTGAGAATCCGGTCGCGCCCTCGAAGTCGAACCATGACTGGTTGAACCCGGCAGTGATGCGCAGGTTGTCGTATGCGAACTGGCCGGGCACGAACGTGAATGGGTACTGGCCGCTGCCGACGAGGGCGAGAACCGGTTTCCAGCCGACAAGCCAGAGCTTTCCGCCGTAGGTCAGGTAGTTCGCGACCCCACCCAGGGCCGGGAGGAGCTGCTGCTGGGAGTAGTCATCTCCGTGCCAGACGATGGTCGAGTATGGGCCGATGTCGCCGGCAAGCGGCACGCCGAGCTGCGTCGCGTCCCAGTCTGTGTAGCCAAAGCCGCGCAGCATCTCGTGATAGAAACCATCGACCTGAGCGTCGGACGGGTTGCCGGGCACGCCGGTGCCATTCCTGGTTTCGTCTACGAGCAGGATGCCGTGGTCCAGGGAAATCGGCTTGCCCCGGGCGAGTGCCGACTGCCGGCTCTCGTTGTCCTGCGTATCTACCGCCGTGACCGCATACCAGTACATCGTGTCGGACAGCAGACCGGAGTCGCGGTACGCCGTGTCGGTGATGACTGAGGCGTTGATGCAGACGAGGTCCGAGGTGTCGGTGCCTCGGTAGAGGTTGTAGCCCGCGAGGTCGAGCTCGCGGTTCTCACGCCACGCTAGTCCCATCCCGAAGTAGAAAGGCATCGCTTGCAGGCTCTCCGGCGCAAGCGGCAACAGGCGTGGCGTCGCACTCGCTTCTACCGACGGCGGGCCCTCGAAACCGTTCGAGTCACGGGCCACGACCACGCCATAGTAGCAGGTGTCGGTCTGGAGTCCGTCTATCTGGTACGAGGTAGCGAGGCCGAGCGATATGGAATCGGTGTAGATACCGGCAGCCTTACCCCAGAGCAGCTTGTACCCGGCAAGGTCGGGCTCCGTGTTCGCCTGCCAGCTTGCGACGAGGCTGGCGCCGCTGCCTGCGTCCTGAAGTGCGAAGCCCGCGGGCGCGAGGGGCGCGACCGCGAGCGAGGCGAGCGTGGCCACTGCCATCCGTGTGACCTCGGCCGCAAGCGGCATCGAGAGGCGATAGAGCGAATCGTGGCTTGTGTGGTACCAGACGTACGGCTCGCTGCCGTATTCGTATCCGGATGTTGCCATGTACCCCTGGGTCTCGAACGAGCGCGAGTCCGAAGGGAAACTGCGGTACGATTCGCTGTGTCCCAGCGACGTGTAGGTCGAGGCAATCTGCGCCTCGTACTGGACGAAGCGCCGGGCCGCGGGCAGCCCTACCAGGCGCACGCCCCAACTGCCGCCCGGCCAGGCAATCATGTCGAAGTTGAAGACGCAGACGATATCGTCACCCCGCGCCCGTGCCTCTCTTGCGTAGTGGTCGGAACCGTTCAGAGCTATGTCCTCGCCGGTGAAGGCGATGAACTTCACCGTGCAGTCGAGGCTCTCGCCGACAAGCACGCGCGCCGCCTCGATGGCGGCACAGGTGCCG
It encodes:
- a CDS encoding M28 family peptidase; the protein is MKTSVFLYIAVLAASAPAGNLGTAPRSAHVELGVVQSPSSGQSAMPLDSVWDRNPPFDICHSDFGLLSQDTFIQRLIAKVSPDSIQARLQRLQDFATRYSPTDSCRRAEEYVASYFTSLGLDSVELDSYPASGDTWRNVVGSVLGKTHPEKILIICGHMDATSEIPDSLAPGCEDNGSGTCAAIEAARVLVGESLDCTVKFIAFTGEDIALNGSDHYAREARARGDDIVCVFNFDMIAWPGGSWGVRLVGLPAARRFVQYEAQIASTYTSLGHSESYRSFPSDSRSFETQGYMATSGYEYGSEPYVWYHTSHDSLYRLSMPLAAEVTRMAVATLASLAVAPLAPAGFALQDAGSGASLVASWQANTEPDLAGYKLLWGKAAGIYTDSISLGLATSYQIDGLQTDTCYYGVVVARDSNGFEGPPSVEASATPRLLPLAPESLQAMPFYFGMGLAWRENRELDLAGYNLYRGTDTSDLVCINASVITDTAYRDSGLLSDTMYWYAVTAVDTQDNESRQSALARGKPISLDHGILLVDETRNGTGVPGNPSDAQVDGFYHEMLRGFGYTDWDATQLGVPLAGDIGPYSTIVWHGDDYSQQQLLPALGGVANYLTYGGKLWLVGWKPVLALVGSGQYPFTFVPGQFAYDNLRITAGFNQSWFDFEGATGFSGYPDVSVDSAKLYPSAHGRLPYVDAFAVLDADTVLRFNSFVNDSFEGRPVGIRWNSKAVFFGFPFYYTKDAEARPVAIKVLTDLGEPYGIEESAKSQVEMTQTLPTVVRNVLFLPGASSHRPQATSRLLSAVGRHVMVLRPGANDVRGLPPGVYFVRETGARAIRKVVVTR
- a CDS encoding iron-binding protein, which produces MVVSKNGPYLVSGDLPLRKEISVVGVEGEPEKWRKGGKYRVGPSYRLCRCGRSEEKPFCDDAHARVRFDGSEKASRRSFDEQAETTRGPAIDLKDAESLCSYARFCHPRGGTWELTLNSDDPAKRKSAIRQAGNCPSGRLVVCDRKTGKPIEPKYRPSLSLTEDPQVKVSGPIWVKGGVPIESADGRAYELRNRVTLCRCGGSKNKPYCDGTHIRTGLRDGGRA
- a CDS encoding J domain-containing protein, giving the protein MKNPLDSTFDKKDPYKILGVTAGASPADIRRAYLGLARCNHPNLFATDAEKYRTSTELMQDINAAYELLSDPGRRELWNRQHAVVPSPGRATRREQELRKYYDAQLLQRVIRMYNGFVSSLLTAEERLRATRRIEKFQVSRAGSAYIRELATRHYREVMEFLKSDKRISVYDDGLVEIMLLYKGAFEVSPGSVFVTYAYICYRDNHGRIPAGLDARPTPQPGTGDGVIRLRLPGPRCDSASKPTKGLGTQVWEWLMAKPGDHRP
- a CDS encoding DUF2271 domain-containing protein, whose translation is MRIAKLLIAVVLACAGGGKVDRYVKEAGAFAKSDKADSAVLVMRQAVKEYPRSTRAHAYLGLYLGMSAGRTRDFSEASTLIQSAFAQLDQAAAIDSLDIDTRYVRGLLSVQVPDFFLRLEPGVRDLEFILTRSEKTGKPLDEERLVSVWSLLGSGYQKQERMDKAAQAWQRVVEFATDTAVVAQARARLAAIGAMPAESSDLPDDPAALWELGRSRIAAGDTSGAVGPLRKAAGLDSTNLEGLRLLAGVLHRVVAFGYDERIALNTDLRTRLAFEYYHVLDRMVGLSPEDIELRLTRGAAGVNTPFFVGKLDAAIKDLEAVVAACTSSETKAEALYLMGRAYRQKGTSYWVNVATKFGKTGAAKEVLAAMRPPLAEFDPAKVEKPVVVVSFVLGFQDELAPQTAVWVEDDKGGYVRTLYVSGFSGHAKKAQVDLPFWARSSEFRSCDAVTGASIDLGQHIYTWDLKDLDGRTVQPGNYVIKVESSWWPSMKADVASVQLAVGGREARARAEPRDLIPFLDAHFIPRNSE
- a CDS encoding GNAT family N-acetyltransferase, with the translated sequence MSTGSDKFEPPKDRKRLRMVLDLGTASGLSDIACRTAAPSDKEALAALMLDAYRGTIDYDGETLDDALREIGHVYAGSYGRFLGDCSFVLDGEAGLSSACLVTLFNEGEPDETPLLAFAMTRKRDQRRGLSSALILRSVDALSGLGYSRLSLAVTADNLPACRLYERLGFRPWRR